A region of the Anaerolineales bacterium genome:
GAGATCGGCGCCGAGACCAGCGCCGCCACGATCCCGGTGATCAGGCCCCCGAGCAGCCACAGACCCAGGCGCTTGAACCAGCCCCATTGGGCGAACAGGCCGGCCATCAGGCCGATAATTCCGGCTACGATCGCAAAGGCGGCTGCGAAGGGCGCCAGGCCGGTCAGGGTCCAGATCACGTTCGCTAGAATGCCGGTGACCAACCCAGCTAGCGGGCCGGCCAGCACGGCCACCAGGATCGTGCCGATGGAGTCCAGGTAGACCGGCAGCTTGAGGGCCACCACCAGCTGACCGACCACGATGTTAATTGCGATCGCGACCGGGATCAGGACCAGGGTGACAGTCGTGAAGTCGCGTCGGATGCGGTCCATGTCCAGTCCTCCAGCGAGACGAATCGCCTGTACTATACCCGGGATCCCCGGCCTTCGTCTAGAACCGCAGCGGGGCTATAATTCCGACGAAGGCCGTCCTTATTGGCCTTCCCCGGCAGTCCGCACGCCGAAAGGGCGAGGAGGCAGCATGCTACAGGCCGACCGGGTCGTTCGCTCCACCTGTCCATTCTGCGGCGTCGGCTGCCAGCTCGAATTGCATGTGAAGGACGGCACGATTCTGCGGGTGCAGGCGCCGTTCGAGGCTGCCCCCAACTACGGCATGCTGTGCGTCAAGGGGCGCTTCGGGACCGACTACGTCTCCCACCCCAGCCGTCTGACCCAGCCCTTGATCCGCACCAACACCGACCAACCCCGCTCCGCCGAACCGATCTGGCGCCCGGCTTCCTGGGAGGAAGCCCTCGACCTGGTGACCTCGCGCCTGGCAGAGATCGTGAGCCAGTCAGGTGGGGACGCCGTGGCCACCTTCGCCTGCGCCAAGGCCACCAACGAGGACAACTACCTGCTGCAGAAGCTGACACGGGCCGTGCTGGGGACGAACAACGTCGATCACTGCTCGCGCCTGTGCCATGCCGGGAGCGTTGCCGGATTGCAGCTGGCCATCGGCTCCAGCGCCATGAGCAACTCGATCGCCGAGATGGAAGATCTGGACGTGTTCATCGTCACCGGCTCGAACACCACTGAGACCCATCCGGTGATCAGCAACTTCCTCAAGCGCGCCGTGCGCCGCAACCATGCCCGGCTGATCGTGATCGACCCGCGCAAAATCGAGATGACC
Encoded here:
- a CDS encoding ECF transporter S component, encoding MDRIRRDFTTVTLVLIPVAIAINIVVGQLVVALKLPVYLDSIGTILVAVLAGPLAGLVTGILANVIWTLTGLAPFAAAFAIVAGIIGLMAGLFAQWGWFKRLGLWLLGGLITGIVAALVSAPIS